Genomic window (Rosa chinensis cultivar Old Blush chromosome 6, RchiOBHm-V2, whole genome shotgun sequence):
CTACTAACTTTAATTCTGGGATATAGGCATATAGCTACTAACTTTAATTTTGGGGTCCCATTACAATTTACAAATTGATATTTAATTCTTGGATACTTTTGGTTGGTTTGAAGATTGAGACTGTCTGGAATGATTTGGATATGGAGTTGGAATTCAAAGTCAAGCTAATAACTTTAATTCTTTAGTGGTACAACAACTGTTTAAAGAGTTAATAACTTTATGCATTCATTTCAAGATATTCACACAACACCAGAACTTACCTACTCTCATCGTCTTCGACCTCAATTACACTCCTAGCCTTTCTATTGCGAACACAAAGAAGATGATATGCCATATCTGTATCCACAAGCCCATATTACACGCCCTTAGAGAAAATGGAATATCAATGAGCTTAAGGATCCCCAACTTTTGATGTAGCCAAATCGTTCCTTCCAACCTCTGACTACCCTATCGTAGCCTCCTCCTCCTTCGCCACGTCATCACTGAAGCTggcgtcagagagagagagagtgaagattggagggatgagagagagagagagagagagagagtggcctGATAGTAGTTATTTAATCAGATTGAGGGCATAATAGttattttagtttaatttgagttagtgggaataaaaatctttggatgaggtaagtgggataattttagcTGATTTTGGTACTTTGGGTCAATgatccataaataaattaatttatttagaGATAAATTGATTTCCTTTATTGGTAAATTAGTATGAGACTACACTAGTTTGTCTATAAATTGAATTAAGATCTAATCGTATCGAACTGGTTTCATACTTGTCTATTAATGTATTGGTATATTGATGTATAATAAAACTTTTCTAAGTTAAGGAATGCATACTTTGACAtaatttttttcactttttgctAGCCTTTAGATTGAGCTACATTCGGCAATGCTCATAGCAAAGATTGAGCTACATTCCATATCACTAAATGATATGGAAATAATGTAATATACAGAAAGCAATAGCAAAGATACAATAGCTgtgcaaccaaaaaaaaagatacaaTAGCCGTGCGCGCCACTACCAGCAAACACTGacaaatcaaaacaaacaccaattGGAAAATTCACATAGGAAACCAAACACACAAATACAATTTCGTAAAATGAATTGTCATATGCTCGCTATCAAAGTCTCTTATTTTGATTGAAATAGTAACCGACAAAGTgagtttttttaataatttattaaaaattctTTTCTTAACCTCTTTtcttctaaatttctaatcataacattaattaaaaataaataaaaagtcagTATcactttattctcaaaaaaaaaaaaaaaaaattttgattaaaaagtaaaaagtaaataGAAAAGAAATCAGACCAAAAAGAAAGTCTCACTGTAAgggtctttttctttgttttgggcaAGGGGTAAAGTAAAAGTCTAAAACAGAGTTGTTGTAATTCGCAGAGCGTCCCAAATGGCTGGCTTCAATGGCGTCAGGATCGTCCACTGGCTCGCCCGtcgctctctctcctccaaaaCCCTCCTAAACCCTACACCCTCCTCCTCCATATACAGTAGGCTCCTTGGAGGTGGTGCTTACAGGACCTTCAACACTGGGCTTTGCAACAATCATAGGGTTTTAGGAAATCATAATGGTATGTCAAAAACccatcttttctctttctttcttaattttcaaGTAATGGGTTCTCAGTTCTCTGTTGGGTTGCTCTATTTTAGTCCAGGGCGAATTAAAGTGAGGCCCTTTAATCGTTTTTGTAGTCGTAGAGTATTTGGTGAATTGGAATCAATCTGAGAAATAGTCTTTGCGCTCAATTCTTTTGCAGTTTGTAGTAAGAATTGGTTTCTTGGAGCTGCGCATGCTAATTCGACTACAGTGAGGTCGATTCATGGAACTGGTATTGGACACTTGCTTCTATGATTCATTTTGGTTTGTTTGCTTATGTATTTATGCACATTTCAGTTTATCATTCACTCTTTGAAATCTGGGCTCTTTTCGGTGTTCTTTGTATTACTAGTTGAAAAACCATGTTTTTTGTAGGAAGATTTGGGATGGGTTTTATTGGGAAAGAAGGGTTGTTTCTTGTATAATGATTCTATTATCTGCTGTCACTTTGATATTTAAAGAAGAGTgtggattttatttatttacggGGCTTGTGCTGCCTTTTCTGTACCAGCATCAGTGGCTGCGAGAGATTACTATGATGCACTTGGTGTGAGCAAGACTGCAAATGCGTCGGAAATAAAGAAAGCCTATTATGGCCTGGCAAAGAAGCTCCATCCAGACACAAATAAAGATGATCCTGATGCCGAAAAGAAGTTTCAAGAAGTTCAAAAGGCTTATGAAGTTTTGAAGGATGAGGAGAAGCGTAGAGAGTATGACGAGTACGGCCATGATGCATTTGAAGAGAGAGGCAATGGCAACGGCAACGGCTTTCCCGGTGGTTTCGGCAGTCCATTTGAAGACTTTTTTGGCCGACAGGGTGGTGGACAGGATGTTAATGTAATTTTGGAGATATCCTTTATGGAAGCTGTTAAGGGATGTGCTAAAACTGTGCAATTTCGAGCTGCAGTTTCCTGTGAAGCTTGTAGTGGAACTGGTGCTCCTCCTGGCACCAAACGTGAATCATGTAAGGGCTGTGGGGGGTTAGGTATGACTTCCATGCAAACCGCCCTTGGTAGGATGCATATGCCTTGTACTCAGTGTAGAGGGACTGGCAAAACTTTCCCGATACTCTGCAACTCTTGCAATGGAAAGCGTGTCTTAAATGGAACGAAGTCAGTCAAGTTAGATATAATGCCAGGAATAGACAGCAATGAAACCATGCGGGTGTTCAGTAACGGTGGAGCTGATCCTGATGGAAATCAACCTGGTGATCTTTATGTTACCATTAAGGTTAGGGAAGACCCAGTTTTCCGGAGACAAGGTGCCAACATTCATGTAGATGCCGTTCTGAGTATCTCTCAGGTAATGCTTAAGTACTTCACTGCTCAGTAGCTATCATATGCTTTTATTAATACGTAAAAGTTGTGAAGGGTGTGTATGAGATGATGaattatatgtatatgtgtatatatattttcactTTGAGGCAACTGGGAAGCCCAATAAAGAAGATCAGAAGATATGTTGCTCAGATTGTTGGTACTTGGAAGTTTTGATGTTTTAGGCAAATTTATACTTGTCGATCTTATATTCtatttctttcaaataattgcCCGTCATTTGTGGCATCTTTCTTCCAGTGAAAGCAATTACCTATTTATTTACTGAGGCCGGATGGAATGCTTTTGTGCAGGCAATATTGGGAGGAACCATAAAGGTCCCTACTCTCACTGGAGATGTACTCCTAAAGGTCAGCCCTGCCACGCAACCTGGTCAGAAGGTAGTCCTGAAGAAGAAGGGGATCAAGACGAGGAACTCTTATTCATTGGGTGATCAATATGTGCACTTCAATGTCAGCATCCCAACAAATCTGTCTCAAAGACAACGTGAAATAATCCAAGAATTTTCCAAAGAAGCTTCTTCCAAAGAAGAACAGGAGGGGGTACATGATAAGCGTGCTGCTGCAGGAGCATCTTGATATAATGGGTTGGAGATTGACCAAAAGAATACAGAAGAGGTGCAGAATTTAACCGTGTAGAGGAAACTAGAGTGGAAATTTTGCAGATCTTGGGCTTAAAACAACTTCAATGTCACAATCTGGCTTCGTTGGACATGATTGTTGGTAAGAATTGAAATGGGGTACTTTGCTTTGCTTGAGGGTGATCGAAGTATGAATGTTTCTTTCTTAGCTATACGTATGTCCACGAGATACTGACTGGACTGATGTTGATGGAAACCATCTGCTGATTAATACTTTCATTAGCAAATTATTTTGTTGGGTGTAAACCTGCTCAATACAATCTGAATAATGTTGTGTTTGCTCATTCGAGTTTAGTCATGATTAGCTCTTTGTTATCACGACAGTTTGAATTTAAGTTTTAGTTTGGCTTGTTGGTTCATGCCCCAGTTATAAAGTTCAGATCTTTTACAAAGGTAAGTATGGCTACGAGCCTACGATCTTTTATTTTACCACTGACACAAAGATTGTACCTGTAGATCAATATCAGGGTGTTCAATAAACAGATCATCTAATTGTTCTACATTTGCAAGCAAACTGCCGAGTACCTGTCAAAGTAGTTTGGAGCATAATTATTGTCCAATACTACTGTGTCCCATAGTTTGGTGCCAGTAGCTTCACAGTAAATCTCATGCATGTCCTCAACTCATATGATTCAAATAGCCAAATAGGTTCAGTGAAGGGTCAATAGAGGGGCCAAAAAATTTGATTCCTTGCTAGAAAATGTCAAGTTCAGTTTATATGTGAAGAAAAGAAACATGTTACAACTTACAACTGAAGAAATGaggaatttattaaaaaaaaaaaaaaccaattatGTAACTTGGCACAGATCAATTAAAACACAGCATTACAGTAAACTTGCTCAAAGAAACTAAAGGGGAGGGTTAGACATTTTCCCTTGGGAAGTTCTACATCACAATCTATCAGTCAACCTCATCATAAAGGTATTCACTTGAGCTGAATCCAGGATGATCCATGAAGACTCAAACATCTCATGGAAGAACTCTGCAGAAATCTCCTGAGCTGCAGTTCGAAATGCAATTCCAAATGAATTTCCTTTAACTGCTCCCAGTCGAGGCTTCCCACAAACCCCAACTATGATCATCTTTTTGGCTTCTTGTGCCAAGCAGGCACAAACCAAAGGCTTCATTCTAGCTCCCTTCTCTTTCAGAGCATCCATCACAAAATAGCACAATTTAGTCAATGCCTGGGGGTACCCCAACAGTTTCGCATCTACAGAATCTTCAAGTTTCACCCACCTAAATTTCCTTCCACTTCTTATACAACCACTCTTTGTTACTGCTCTACTTCCTTGTCTAACAATTGCCCTTTGTACCCGAATTGCTTTCTGCATTCCAGCTTTCAGCTTATCAAGATTGTTCAATGACAGTGCGTCATAAGCTACCCCAAACTGCTTAGCAGCACAGGAACCATCTGACTCTACAAACGATTCAAGCAAAGCTGTAACTCCATACACCACATCTGCTGCTGATACCCTTGAGCCATAACCGTGGAGCCGCAGAAAGCTCCGGTAGTAGAAATCAGTGAGTCCATACTCGGGTAAAAACTGTTCAAATTGATCTCTCATCCTTTTTTTCACTTCAACATTCATGAACTGAAACTTCTGTTGGCAATCCACCAGCGCAATTCCCATCCTTGCAATAAGAAGCTGGAGCTTTTTCATTCCGTTGTCACTCCATGTCTTCATTTTGGTTGCAATGTAGGAAGAACAAATCATGGAATCAAATAAATTCCATTCCTGCAACAGCATTAGTCTAGGCTCATCTTCATATGCAATTCTAGACGAACTGGGCAGCCGAATCTTCGTCCCGTCTTTGAGAGTCACCGAAGTCACTGCCTCCAAATTCCCTGAACTGTTAATATGCTGCTCAAGCTCCATAACCGCAGCCTGGTACCTCTCATCTGTTAACCTCTCGTGTACAAACTGATCCGTTAAAGAAACACAAGACAACCAAAGCAACTCATTCGTGTTCTTCCTCAAAGAATGTGACAGATCATACATCAAACACCCCGAAGGCTTACCATGAAAAGTACCCAAATGGTAGtatttcttcttcaacttcCCAAAAAGCTTAACCGGGTCTTCTTCCTCAGACACCCTCCTTTTCTTCCTCgacccatccccatccccagcTTCATCCTCCTCACTCTCACTATCACTATCACCATCACTATCCGACTCCCCATCAAGCTCATCATCACTATTCAAGTCACTCGCATTAGCCAAAGCCGAAACATCCTCAATATCATAGGCCAAATCCGCCTGCCTCTCGTCTTCCAATGTATAAAGCACAACCACACGATCATTCTGCTCACTGAGATTATGCAAATGAATCGGCCGGTGACTGTCCACCACGAAAACACGCGCCACGGGGGACAAATTGAGCAGCCTCCTCAGGTCCCGGTGACACCCCCAATTGATCAAAAGAATACAAATCGGATTCTCCGACGACGAACACAGGTCCGGCCCTGCGTACTTGTGAATCTCCTGAAACGAAGACACCGGATAACACGAGTACCGGACCGAATCCGATTCAAGCACATGTAAAATGATTTTGAGGGCACAGAGCGAGTCCACATCTGAAGTAGATGGGAATATGAGCAGAGGAGAACCCGACGAGGCTATCGCCGATTCGCGGAGCCTCGAGTAGAAAGACTCCACTGTTTGCTCTCTAACCATGAGTCCGAGCTCAATTGGGCATAGGGGGATAAAGGGTTTCGAAAGAAATTAAAGACGAAAGCTTTGACTGTAATTCCCAAAACCCAATACAACCCTGAATCTAAATTACAATTGGGTactcaaattcaaagaaaactACTCAGATTGAAAGTAAATATAAGGGATTTGACCCAGCAAATCTGAATCGGAGAGAGTCAAGTACCTGGGATTTGTATGGGCTCGGACACAGCGATGGGTTCTGTGTATTCGATTCGGCTATGGCAAATTGGGAATCGAATctgggagagaaagagagagagagagagagagagggagatgggGTTTTAGAAATTGAGAGTGTAAATTTGAAAAGCATTTGAGTTTGGGTTTCTGTTTAAcgcttttttgttttggttgaaatttttgaaCGCGCCGCGCAGTTTTGGCGCTCTGAAATTTTTGGGTTAGGTCGTTGTTGGAGGTGGGATAGGGTGTGTGAGTCCTCACGCTGGGGATTGTGAGGAGTAGATTGGTTCGACGGTGAGGATGGGCTGATTGTTGCAATTGATGCGATGTTTGACTGTTGGACCCGGTTCTTTGTCGGCGGCTCGGACTCTTTATTAGGGAATTATAAAGGAATGATATCGTGCATGCCACGTGGCGCGCGGCAGATTAAAGcaataattattcaattttaCAGAAACTTACAAAGGATGGCACAAACCAAAAGAACAATTATATCATAACATGTTCTGTCATTAGTGAAAATCTAGGGTATCCATGTTATGTCGTGTGATAGAAAATTTATGATCCAATTGAACAGTGgtgaaattttttgaaattgaATCAAAATATTCTTTTAATATAGGGGAAATTCCCACTTACACATTTTCTAGGGGGGTAATTCCCAGTCACCCAAAGTATTTTCAAAATACCGAAAAGGGGTACAGGAGGAGCATAGCAGGATCTGCACCATCACTTGTCCTTACCATCACATGGAGTTTGTCTCCTTCATGTTTGAAAACCCGTGGGTCAGCCTGCAAGCCTAGAAAGAATAAAATATAGTTTTATAGCTTTTATTTGTAGTTTTGTCAGCAAGCTCTTTGCGTAAGAGCTATTGTCCCTTTTTGCATGGGCTTTTGTTTATTTCTGCATGCTGTTTTGTATAGTTATGCATGCTTCTTCCACCTGTTTTTGCAATCACCACCGTAATCTTGTACAAAGCCAGCTAGAGCTGGTATAAGAAGGAAGAATAGATAGCAGATGGAGtacgttggagaagaaaaaatctcAGTACCCATTGCTTTCCTTTGTAAACACTTTCAGTATCAATAAAGCCCTTTGTTCATAATATCATCTGTTCATATACTTTCTACTTATTAACACCACATTCATCCATACATAACCCACAACAATAATCTGTAGCTGTAATATGGAGCAGTAGCTGTTCATGATTAGCAGTAGCTGTGGTGACACTTTATTCATGTTCGTGTGAAGCAAACTAGCATTCAACCAGTGTTTTCTATTGCAACTCCATAGAAGACTGTACAGTTTGTACTAGCACGTTCAAGTAGGTTCatcttactttttattttccGGTTTTCTTAGTAGACTTCTAGTCCAAAATAGGGAAACACTGAGATAATTATGCTATTATATTGCTAAACGGACGATCATATTATCTTTAAGGATTCCTGTTTTAATTAACATGCATGCCAAGATAACTAATAAAATTAGTCAGGGAACCTCTGAGTCTAAGAACCTCTGTTTCTGCTCTTGTTTGGCCCAATAGGTTGGCTTTGTATGCAGTTTTAAGCTCTTGTCCATGTTCAAGACTCAATCTTTAATAGATGTTTTGGCATATGTGTAGTTAGGACAGACCCCCTtaaatttggtatcagagcctagtTTAGCATTAtaatagtatagttatatcagtAAAGTACCTTGAGGACAGAAGTCATAAACACACCTagtaagaaaacaagaaaaatttgaACCTGTAATTAAGAGTCAGTACAATCCGAccctgtattggggggcaataggcgACTATTGGAGGCCAATAGACGATTCAGTTATCTTGAAATCTAAACTGTTTGTTACATATATTTAAATCTGTTGTTGTTTTATGATAGATTATCTTAATTTAGAGATTACAGAGCATCAAAAACGTAAGATCACTCTAGATCAGAAtactttagtttgttattttccaCAGAAGAATAATAAGCATATTTTGCATAGTGAAGAACATCCACTAATTAATAGTGTCATAGACCTTATAATTAGCCAAGCAGAAAGTATAAAATTAGAACATAGTCAGTATAATCAGAAATTACAGCAAGTATTagattattttcaaaaaaattccctacaaataattagacaaaatttaagttttatACAATCACAACTAGAAGATAATAATAGAAATATACAAAGGTTTCCtagtagaaaagaaataaaagagcttGTAGACATCATTGACAGTAAGCCGAAGCAAGTAGAATTGCAGTCCTTAGAAATTGTAGAACAGCTGAAAATAGAAGTACAGAAAATTAAATTAGTACAAAAAGAGTTAACAGAGCAAGTAGACAAATTGCATAGTAAAATAGATAGATTATTAGTTTAATGAATGATtctagaaataataataattacatcaaagcaTTAAAAGAAGTTAGTGAGTTAGAAGAAGAACCAATAGGATTTTCAGACTTTACAACAAGTGTTCCTAGTAATAATATTCCCATAAGgcaaaataatattattatccAATTGATAATAAATTTAGCAGAAAAAATAGATCACATAGAAGAACAAATAGCAGAAATTAATCAACTTTTAAATAGCACATCAGCATCATTACTACCATCATTAGTtaataaattagaaaatttaacATTAGGCACAAgcaatataagaaaaagaaaaataaaccctTTTGATAATAGCAAATGGAACTCtttagaagaaaaggaaaagaaatagtaAGAACCGAAGATATATATCCTAGTGAAGAGGAAGCACAAGACTTTCTTAGAAATGGATTTTTAAGATCACAAAGAaatagacataatttatatcaattaggaagatttgaaaatagaaatagCATAGTAAGTAGCATAAGTCAATATGAAATAAGTTGCATAGATAAAGAAGttatactaaatttacttagtAATTCGGCAATAGAACAACTTAGAAAATCAAACTATTCACAAATTCATATAGGAACTATATTAATCGGAATAGCAGGATTAACTAGAGCACAAGTAGGAACTAAAGCATTAGtatacatatatgatgatagATGGGATAATCACCAACAAGCAGCCATAGCAACAGCTGAAGTAGACCTTAGCACAAACTTAGCAATTATAGGTTGCATTCCAAATTATGTAATGAATATTAAAGAATTTAGTAAATATATTAAGGTAAGcattagaacaaaaaattataatatgaaAGGCGATTTTAAAAACTTAAGTGTTAGTTTAATGTATGTAGGAAAAGTGTCAGACAAATTTAACTATAAGTTTAATGTTGAATTCCAAAATTTAGTACAAACTTTTGGAAGTAAACATGTTAATATGATAGAAGCAAAACCAGTAGATAATAGTTTTTTAGAAGGAACTCAATGGTTATTACCTAATTTACATGgatcaaaaaataaacaacctGATAAAGCACAAATTTTGAAAatcacttaggagaagcatcagtAAGGTTTAGCAATTATAGACAAATAGAAAATGTGGACGACTTAGAAagtgaagcagaaattaatatgGCTTTTGATAATTTAGAAATCAATATGATTGAACATAATTTTGATAACATAGTAGATAAATTAATAGAAGACATAGATAATTTGAGTGAAGAACAATACTTAGAAAATATAAAACTTATGAATTAGGATTACATAGACTAAATGATGAGGAACTGAAGcaattaatattaaaaataggATTAGAACATATTTTAGGAGAAAAGAATATAACAATATGTTAATACAAGTAGAATGTATGCCTGTAGAAGAAACTAGTTCAACAGGAACTTCAGGAATCCATACTGAACCAAGAGTAGGTAGAACCGATCAACAAAATATAAGACCAACTAGAGAACATTATGCAGAAAATAGTAGAACTTATGATTATGAAGAAACTAGACCTAGAAGAAATAGAATACCTTATTCAGGAATAGAACATGTAAACTTAGCAGGAAATATATTAAACATAGATCATGTAGACCCACAAGATTGGgaaaaaacaatagaaagaTGGGAGAAAGGATGTGTACATGCGGCAATCATGTTAGATTTTAGTAATACAACTGATATGTTAGATTATTTTGAACATACTTTAGATGGAATGgtatttgatttctttcaagCATGGAAAGTAAAAAATCCACAACAACATCAAGCAGCAAAAGAAACTTTTAATATAGATACTTTTGTTAAACTTATTAAGTATGAGTTTTTAGATCATAATAGGTTAGATGGTAGAAACGAACAAGAACAAATTAGAGCAATAAGAAATTTAGAGCAATTACAAATTTGTGATTTGCAATACATAGGAGAATATACTACAgatttctttaaatatttaggAAGAACAGGTAGGATTAATgacataaatttattaaatacatATATGACTAAAATTAAAGGACCAATAGGAGAAAAAATATGGAGAGAATGGCAAAAACACCCTAGAAAAGATGATGTAGCAATAGGACCCAGAACACAACATGTGTATGATATATTAAGAGAAGAATGTAGACAATTAAAAGCAAAGAGACAAAttagaaaacaattttacatgAGCTGTAAGAACATAGATTTACCTAAGCAATATGGTTGTCATAGGAAAGATAAGTATAATAAGAAAATTAGACCATATAGAAAGAGCTATAGGAAGAAGTATAGATCATATAAGCAACATAAGACCTTTGACatacaaccttcaagaacctttaGGAAGAGAAAATACATTCCTAAGCACTTTAGGAAAAGAACCAATAAACCTTGGATTAGAAAATACAAAGCACCAAAAGATAAGAGTACTTGTAAATGTTATTTTTGTGGTGAGGTAGGACACATTAGACCTAAatgtcctaagttaggaaaacaacctagagaaaaagtacaattaattgagcaatttaaattagaagaagatgaagacttaGAGTCAATATATAGCTTAGACAACTTAAGTGATAGTGAAAGCATTTATAGCATAAATAGCATAGATATGTTATCCGAATCAGAATTAGAGTCAGATTACTCtaataattcagatagtgaactagatgaaaatatatgtatgtttgaggaagaacaagaagaatttCAATATGTTAATTTAGGTTGGCCTCA
Coding sequences:
- the LOC112174194 gene encoding chaperone protein dnaJ GFA2, mitochondrial → MAGFNGVRIVHWLARRSLSSKTLLNPTPSSSIYSRLLGGGAYRTFNTGLCNNHRVLGNHNVCSKNWFLGAAHANSTTVRSIHGTASVAARDYYDALGVSKTANASEIKKAYYGLAKKLHPDTNKDDPDAEKKFQEVQKAYEVLKDEEKRREYDEYGHDAFEERGNGNGNGFPGGFGSPFEDFFGRQGGGQDVNVILEISFMEAVKGCAKTVQFRAAVSCEACSGTGAPPGTKRESCKGCGGLGMTSMQTALGRMHMPCTQCRGTGKTFPILCNSCNGKRVLNGTKSVKLDIMPGIDSNETMRVFSNGGADPDGNQPGDLYVTIKVREDPVFRRQGANIHVDAVLSISQAILGGTIKVPTLTGDVLLKVSPATQPGQKVVLKKKGIKTRNSYSLGDQYVHFNVSIPTNLSQRQREIIQEFSKEASSKEEQEGVHDKRAAAGAS
- the LOC112173365 gene encoding cell division control protein 45 homolog, giving the protein MVREQTVESFYSRLRESAIASSGSPLLIFPSTSDVDSLCALKIILHVLESDSVRYSCYPVSSFQEIHKYAGPDLCSSSENPICILLINWGCHRDLRRLLNLSPVARVFVVDSHRPIHLHNLSEQNDRVVVLYTLEDERQADLAYDIEDVSALANASDLNSDDELDGESDSDGDSDSESEEDEAGDGDGSRKKRRVSEEEDPVKLFGKLKKKYYHLGTFHGKPSGCLMYDLSHSLRKNTNELLWLSCVSLTDQFVHERLTDERYQAAVMELEQHINSSGNLEAVTSVTLKDGTKIRLPSSSRIAYEDEPRLMLLQEWNLFDSMICSSYIATKMKTWSDNGMKKLQLLIARMGIALVDCQQKFQFMNVEVKKRMRDQFEQFLPEYGLTDFYYRSFLRLHGYGSRVSAADVVYGVTALLESFVESDGSCAAKQFGVAYDALSLNNLDKLKAGMQKAIRVQRAIVRQGSRAVTKSGCIRSGRKFRWVKLEDSVDAKLLGYPQALTKLCYFVMDALKEKGARMKPLVCACLAQEAKKMIIVGVCGKPRLGAVKGNSFGIAFRTAAQEISAEFFHEMFESSWIILDSAQVNTFMMRLTDRL